A genomic region of Pseudomonadota bacterium contains the following coding sequences:
- a CDS encoding O-antigen ligase family protein: MDFTDSQLTQLIVGLLLGLIMFVIAYSASEKSIITLLVLMIPFQIINSGYGTLNTVLVYMVGFIFLLRGRLRSFPLLWAGMLILFALLLSTSQAHRSTYVDHFFYLVTLVANFVMFYLVYNFIARSETNERYGINMLIATGFLVLLFSTIKITTGFNPGIAFGISELATASNLEQHQRFIGSFGAAGINGAFHATQLVLLVFALMYYRKPGVRLILLGLFVGNAAFLVATGSRGSFLAMIFGLFLLLLLFVRQIGIGRVVALGVGLPILFGTAAFFILKFTTYNVLFERLLGTEFDGLTPDTRNFSYVLEKIPDKPVLGHGPRLYLPDQWTRRIPGYEPIHYPHNLYFHILYTSGVVGLLAYLSWFLALTTRYLRAFKYRSQSGFLNAVPRVGIVIMAMFLVDELKIEFLRFGLSDYQQFMFATWAVFLAMADRALYEGRRDMQVARMPQYA; encoded by the coding sequence GTGGATTTTACTGACAGTCAGTTAACTCAGCTTATCGTGGGTCTGTTGCTTGGGCTCATCATGTTTGTGATTGCGTACTCGGCGTCGGAGAAGAGCATTATCACATTGCTCGTGTTGATGATCCCATTCCAGATTATTAATTCAGGTTACGGCACGCTTAACACAGTGCTCGTGTACATGGTGGGCTTTATTTTTTTGCTGCGTGGTCGGCTCAGATCGTTTCCCCTTTTATGGGCGGGTATGCTCATTCTTTTTGCGCTACTGCTATCCACCTCGCAGGCGCATCGAAGCACCTATGTTGATCATTTCTTTTATTTGGTCACCTTAGTCGCAAACTTCGTCATGTTTTATTTGGTGTACAACTTTATCGCCAGATCCGAAACTAATGAACGCTATGGGATCAATATGCTCATTGCGACGGGGTTTTTAGTGTTGCTGTTTAGCACGATTAAAATTACAACCGGATTCAATCCGGGTATCGCATTTGGCATCAGCGAATTGGCAACGGCGAGTAACCTAGAGCAGCATCAGCGGTTTATCGGATCGTTCGGCGCGGCGGGCATCAATGGTGCGTTCCATGCCACCCAGCTGGTGCTCCTCGTTTTTGCGTTGATGTACTACCGCAAACCCGGTGTTCGTCTGATTTTGCTCGGGCTGTTCGTCGGTAACGCCGCGTTTTTGGTCGCGACCGGTAGTCGTGGCAGTTTTTTGGCGATGATTTTTGGGCTCTTTCTGCTGTTGCTGTTATTCGTGCGTCAAATCGGTATCGGACGCGTCGTGGCGCTCGGCGTTGGATTGCCCATCTTATTTGGTACGGCCGCGTTTTTCATACTGAAATTCACAACCTATAACGTGCTGTTTGAGCGTCTGCTCGGCACGGAGTTTGATGGCTTGACGCCCGACACGCGGAACTTCAGTTACGTATTAGAGAAGATACCGGATAAGCCCGTGCTCGGTCATGGTCCGCGGCTTTACTTACCGGATCAGTGGACGCGACGTATTCCGGGTTACGAACCGATTCATTACCCGCACAATTTGTATTTTCATATTCTTTACACGTCCGGTGTTGTTGGGCTGCTGGCCTATCTTTCTTGGTTTTTGGCGCTGACAACGCGGTATCTGCGGGCGTTTAAGTATCGCAGTCAGTCGGGTTTTTTAAACGCGGTGCCCAGAGTCGGTATCGTGATTATGGCCATGTTCCTCGTCGATGAGTTGAAGATTGAGTTTTTGCGTTTCGGCTTATCAGACTATC